One stretch of Scophthalmus maximus strain ysfricsl-2021 chromosome 12, ASM2237912v1, whole genome shotgun sequence DNA includes these proteins:
- the tec gene encoding tyrosine-protein kinase Tec, with protein MSADMLLEETLIKRSQQKKRTSPLNYKERLFVLTKSRLTYYDGKAEKKFRRGSIELSRVRCVEIVKNGGGVIPCQNKYPFQVVYDTNTLYVFTPSHDSRSIWVQSLKEEINNNPVVLTKFHPQFWLEGAWLCCRQAEKQAPGCEEYNPFGDISRKPLPPIPGEERKDGRRRRTHLPLPPTPLGDDYDDVDDDHGGSGDDDDDDEEEVVVALYDFPGTESHDLSLVRGGEYVILEKCDVNWYKARNKYGEEGYIPSNYVTEKKSGNLVQFVWYSKQVNRNKAEELLRKEDKEGGFIVRDSSSLGTYTVSVYAKSTAGEGGAAIKHYHIKETQDSPPQFYLAEKHLFSSIPDLIEYHKHNAAGLVARLRYPVRKQDKWAPSTAGFSYEKWEINPSELTFMKELGSGQFGLVRLGKWRAQHKVAIKAIRERAMYEEDFIEEAKVMMKLSHPKLVQLYGVCSQQRPIYIVTEFMEQGCLLNFLRQRRGSFGLGSLLSLCLDVGEGMEHLEANGFIHRDLAARNCLVNDALVVKVSDFGMARYVLDNQYTSSSGAQFPVKWSPPEVFNFCKYSSMSDVWSYGVLMWEIFTGGRMPFEQHQNHEVVTMVTQGHRLYRPKMATATIYDIMQLCWHERPEERPSFSQLCAMMYDALEGDVLPNDGVEQLD; from the exons ATGAGTGCAGACATGCTATTGGAGGAGACGCTCATCAAGCGCTCgcagcagaagaaaaggacGTCGCCGCTGAACTACAAGGAGAGACTGTTCGTCCTCACCAAGAGCCGGCTGACGTACTACGATGGCAAAGCAGAG AAGAAGTTCCGGAGAGGCTCGATCGAGCTGAGCCGCGTCAGGTGTGTGGAGATCGTGAAGAACGGAGGAGGAGTCATCCCCTGCCAGAACAAATACCCCTTTCAG GTGGTGTACGATACCAACACACTCTATGTCTTCACTCCGAGTCACGACAGCAGAAGTATCTGGGTCCAGAGCCTGAAGGAGg AGATAAACAACAACCCAGTGGTCTTGACGAAGTTTCACCCCCAGTTCTGGCTGGAGGGGGCGTGGCTCTGCTGTCGCCAGGCGGAAAAACAGGCCCCGGGCTGCGAGGAGTACAACCCGTTTGGGGACA TTTCGAGAAAACCTTTACCCCCGATTCCTGGAGAGGAACGTAAAGATGGGAGG cggcGGCGGACCCATCTTCCCCTCCCCCCGACTCCGCTCGGTGATGACTACGATGATGTGGATGACGACCACGGCGGCAgcggcgatgatgatgatgatgacgaggaggaggtggtggtggctCTGTACGACTTCCCGGGCACCGAGTCGCACGACCTGAGCCTGGTTAGAGGAGGCGAGTACGTGATCCTGGAAAAATGTGATGTCAACTGGTACAAGGCGCGCAACAAGTACGG TGAGGAAGGCTACATCCCAAGTAACTATGTGACGGAGAAGAAATCTGGAAACCTGGTGCAGTTTGT CTGGTACAGTAAACAAGTCAACAGGAACAAggcagaggagctgctgaggaaggag GACAAAGAAGGAGGGTTCATCGTCAGGGACTCCAGCTCTCTAGGAACCTACACTGTCTCGGTGTACGCCAAGTCCACCGCAGG ggagggAGGTGCGGCTATAAAACATTACCACATCAAGGAGACGCAAGACTCGCCTCCTCAGTTCTACCTGGCGGAGAAACACTTGTTCAGCTCCATCCCCGACCTGATCGAGTACCACAAGCACAACGCAGCAG GCCTTGTGGCGAGGTTGAGGTACCCCGTCAGAAAACAGGACAAGTGGGCTCCGTCCACCGCTGGATTCAGCTACG AGAAGTGGGAGATCAACCCCAGCGAGCTGACCTTCATGAAGGAGCTGGGCAGCGGCCAGTTCGGTCTGGTGCGGCTCGGCAAGTGGAGGGCTCAGCACAAAGTGGCCATCAAGGCCATCAGAGAGCGCGCCATGTACGAGGAGGACTTCATCGAGGAGGCCAAGGTCATGAT GAAACTGTCGCACCCCAAACTGGTGCAGCTGTACGGCGTGTGCAGCCAGCAGCGACCCATCTACATCGTCACCGAGTTCATGGAGCAGGGCTGCCTGCTGAACTTCCTCCGGCAGCGACGGGGCAGCTTCGGCCTGGGGTCCCTGCTGAGCCTGTGCCTGGACGTCGGCGAGGGCATGGAGCACCTGGAGGCCAACGGCTTCATCCACAGGGATCTG GCTGCCAGAAACTGTTTGGTGAACGACGCTCTTGTGGTGAAGGTGTCCGACTTCGGCATGGCCAG GTACGTGTTGGACAACCAGTACACCAGTTCGTCAGGGGCTCAGTTTCCCGTGAAGTGGTCGCCGCCTGAAGTCTTCAACTTCTGCAAGTACAGCAGCATGTCGGACGTGTGGTCGTACG GCGTGTTGATGTGGGAGATTTTCACCGGGGGCCGTATGCCGTTTGAGCAGCATCAGAACCATGAggttgttaccatggtgacccAGGGTCACCGTCTGTACAGGCCCAAGATGGCCACGGCCACCATCTATGACATCATGCAGCTCTGCTGGCACGAG CGACCGGAGGAACGTCCATCGTTCTCGCAGCTCTGCGCGATGATGTACGACGCTCTGGAGGGCGACGTCCTCCCCAACGACGGCGTCGAACAGCTGGACTGA
- the LOC118285088 gene encoding acidic leucine-rich nuclear phosphoprotein 32 family member D, whose amino-acid sequence MEMKKRVSLELRHRSPTEVQELFLDNCRSSEGKIEGITDEFSNLELLSLINVGLTSVADLPKLDKLKKLELSDNRISGGLEVLAERLVNLTHLNLSGNKFKDISTLEPLKKLPQLKSLDLFNCEVTNLADYRESIFKLLPQLTYLDGYDIDDCEASDSDGDVVEDEDEEEGESEDFEEEEEEDEEDVVAEEDNDDDSDSADEDGEVNGDVDSEDDEDEDEDDEEDGDEDSSPAKGEKRKRDPEDDDEEEEEDD is encoded by the exons atggaaatgaagaaGAGGGTCTCCTTAGAGCTGAGGCACCGGTCACCGACGGAG GTCCAGGAGCTGTTTCTGGACAACTGCCGCTCGAGTGAAGGGAAGATCGAGGGGATCACGGACGAGTTCTCGAACCTGGAGCTGCTGAGCCTCATCAACGTCGGCCTGACCAGCGTCGCAGACCTCCCCAAActggacaaactgaaaaag CTGGAGCTGAGCGACAACAGGATATCGGGCGGTCTGGAGGTCTTGGCGGAGCGGCTGGTGAACCTAACGCACCTCAACCTCAGCGGCAACAAGTTCAAAGACATCAGCACCCTGGAGCCCCTG AAAAAGTTGCCCCAGCTGAAGAGCCTGGACCTGTTCAATTGCGAGGTGACCAACCTCGCCGACTACAGGGAGTCCATCTTCAAGCTCCTCCCCCAGCTCACCTACCTGGACGGCTACGACATCGATGACTGCGAGGCGTCCGACTCGGACGGCGATGTGgtcgaggacgaggacgaggaag AGGGCGAGTCAGAGGactttgaggaggaggaagaggaggacgaagaggacgtGGTGGCCGAGGAGGATAACGACGATGACAGCGACAGCGCCGACGAG gaCGGAGAGGTGAACGGGGACGTGGACAgcgaggatgatgaggacgaggatgaagacGACGAGGAGGATGGTG ACGAGGACTCGTCTCCGgcgaaaggagagaagaggaagagggacccAGAGGAcgacgatgaagaagaagaagaagatgattgA
- the LOC118284241 gene encoding coronin-2B-like: MSRHSSFRCSKFRHVYGKPATKEHSYDGVPITRSVHDNHHCSANPCFIAVVTECAGGGSFLVLPVHHTGRVDPQHPRVCGHSGRVLDVKWNPFDDHCIASCSEDCTVKIWDIPVCGVQQNLTKARKTLIGHSRRVGLIEWHPTAENLLLSAAYDYKVLLWDVSQAGAVIRFPVRVVLMPVHHRYPSEALLLSVSFNSDGSRLAASCKDRRVRVLDPRTGKILQVSSNKTHRATKVLYIGGLKMLLSTGSSPWNHRQIVLWDPDDLSEPLYEEDLDGSAGVLFPFYDPDTHILYLAGKGDGNIRYYELSAEKPYISFLTEYRSLLPQRGLGVMPKRGLDVNACEVFRFYRLIAVKDLVEPLSMIVLRKEASIFQEDLYPMTAGNQAALTAQEWLSGINRGPVLMSLKPGTRLANPYPESPAEKGLVRQLGNLRFQMGPADGAVTGTHLDFMEEAFLQEQLAYQDAKYPRDLSDLSGWQPDETQIPLLMYCCTPHCCEPAERPPPTTESELLQSFYRQQDEIRGLREQLNQKEVRITQLELEIKNTRNNMRATF; encoded by the exons atgTCGCGGCATTCGTCTTTCCGCTGCTCGAAGTTCCGTCACGTCTACGGAAAGCCGGCCACCAAGGAACACAGCTACGACGGGGTGCCGATCACCCGCAGCGTCCACGACAACCACCACTGCTCTGCCAATCCCTGCTTCATCGCCGTGGTGACCGAGTGCGCCGGGGGCGGCTCCTTTTTAGTCCTGCCCGtccatcat ACAGGGAGGGTGGATCCTCAGCACCCCAGGGTGTGTGGTCACAGTGGTCGAGTCCTTGACGTGAAGTGGAACCCGTTTGATGACCATTGCATCGCCTCGTGTTCGGAGGACTGCACC GTTAAGATCTGGGACATCCCTGTCTGTGGCGTGCAACAGAACCTAACCAAGGCCAGGAAGACTCTGATTGGTCACTCCAGGAGGGTGGGGCTTATCGAGTGGCATCCAACGGCCGAAAACCTGCTGCTAAGCGCCGCCTACGACTACAAG GTTCTCCTCTGGGACGTGTCCCAGGCAGGTGCAGTAATCAGGTTCCCGGTCCGGGTGGTTCTGATGCCCGTCCACCACCGCTACCCGTCCGAGGCGCTGCTACTTTCCGTCAGCTTCAACAGCGATGGCAGCAGGCTGGCGGCCTCGTGCAAAGACAGACGGGTCCGAGTCCTGGACCCACGAACTGGAAAGATTTTACAG GTGTCCAGCAATAAGACCCACAGGGCCACTAAGGTTTTGTACATCGGAGGGCTGAAGATGCTCCTGTCCACTGGCAGCTCGCCCTGGAACCACAGACAGATCGTCCTCTGGGACCCT GACGACCTCTCTGAGCCTCTGTACGAAGAAGATTTGGACGGGTCGGCGGGAGTTCTCTTTCCGTTCTACGATCCAGACACACATATTCTCTACTTAGCTGGAAAG GGCGACGGGAACATCCGCTACTACGAGCTGAGCGCGGAGAAACCGTACATTAGCTTCCTCACAGAGTACAGGTCCCTGTTGCCACAGAGAGGACTCG GAGTGATGCCAAAGCGAGGCCTGGATGTGAACGCCTGTGAGGTTTTCCGGTTTTACCGTCTGATTGCTGTCAAAGACCTCGTGGAACCACTGTCAATGATCGTGCTACGGAAAGAGGCTA GTATTTTCCAAGAGGATCTGTACCCGATGACAGCCGGAAACCAGGCGGCCTTGACGGCTCAGGAGTGGCTGTCGGGGATCAACCGGG GCCCGGTGCTGATGTCCCTGAAGCCTGGCACTCGACTGGCCAACCCTTACCCGGAATCCCCAGCTGAGAAGGGACTGGTGAGGCAGCTGGGCAACCTCAGGTTCCAGATGGGCCCAGCTGATGGCGCAGTGACTGGGACACACCTGGACTTTATGGAAGAG GCATTCCTCCAAGAGCAGCTGGCGTACCAGGATGCCAAATACCCCAGAGACCTCAGCGATCTGTCGGGGTGGCAGCCAGACGAGACCCAGATCCCGCTGTTGATGTACTGCTGCACTCCACACTGCTGCGAACCTGCGGAGAGGCCGCCGCCAACCACCGAGAGCGAG CTCCTGCAGTCGTTTTACAGGCAGCAAGACGAGATCCGAGGCCTGAGGGAACAACTTAATCAGAAAGAG GTGAGAATCACTCAACTGGAGCTGGAGATcaaaaacaccagaaacaaCATGAGGGCGACTTTCTGA